The following coding sequences are from one Apodemus sylvaticus chromosome X, mApoSyl1.1, whole genome shotgun sequence window:
- the CXHXorf65 gene encoding uncharacterized protein CXorf65 homolog isoform X1, translated as MFIIIKHGDNQEFLVNTNCSVLLLLHYTRRKMGLKKTDTIDLCDETGTMKLLFLSKTPGDYASKFLTARNTYYVCKVERGAPGRGTRIENSYKAIVPLLKNPEPELVESLRTQCDFLERSRIKMLRTLEAKRLAAMESSVNLPARSPKSGGAQQTPSPSSQLKVRVRLTHVNLVCYFSFLFLKIGFPCIALPVLELTLKTRLAWNSEIRLPLPPKCWD; from the exons ATGTTTATCATCATCAAACATGGAG ACAACCAAGAGTTTCTAGTCAATACCAATTGCTCTGTACTCCTGCTGCTACATTACACAAGAAGGAAAATGGGATTAAAGAAAACAG ACACCATCGACTTGTGTGATGAAACGGGGACCATGAAGTTACTCTTCCTGTCAAAGACACCTGGAGACTATGCCAGCAAATTCCTTACAGCTCGAAACACCTACTATGTTTGTAAAGTAGAGCGTGGGGCACCAGGCAGAG GTACCAGGATTGAGAACTCCTACAAAGCTATTGTGCCCCTCCTGAAGAATCCAGAACCTGAACTAGTTG AGTCACTGCGCACACAATGTGACTTCCTGGAGAGGAGCCGAATAAAGATGCTTAGAACTCTAGAAGCCAAGAGACTGGCAGCCATGGAATCCTCTGTAAATCTACCAGCAAGATCTCCCAAGAGTGGTGGAGCTCAGCAGACCCCAAGCCCGAGCAGTCAACTGAAGGTTCGAGTACGGCTGACTCATGTTAACttagtttgttatttttcttttttatttttgaagatagggtttccctgtatagccctacctgtcctggaactcaccctgaagaccaggctggcctggaactcagaaatccgcctgcctctgcctcccaagtgctgggattaa
- the Foxo4 gene encoding forkhead box protein O4 has product MDPGNKKSATEAAAIVDLDPDFEPQSRPRSCTWPLPRPDLTTEPSEPSEVEPSLGQKVPTEGHSEPILLPSRLPEPAGGPQPGILGAVTGPRKGGSRRNAWGNQSYAELISQAIESAPEKRLTLAQIYEWMVRTVPYFKDKGDSNSSAGWKNSIRHNLSLHSKFIKVHNEATGKSSWWMLNPDGGKGGKAPRRRAASMDSSSKLLRGRSKGPKKKPSVLPAPPEGATPRSPLGPFAKWSSSPCPRNREEADVWTTFRPRSSSNASTVSTRLSPMRPESEVLAEEEMPASASSYAGGVPPTLSEDLELLDGLNLASPHSLLSRSGLSSFSLQHPGLAGPLHSYGASLFGPIDGSLSAGEGCFSSSQSLEALLTSDTPPPPADVLMTQVDPILSQAPTLLLLGGMPSSSKLATGVSLCPTPLEGPGPSNLVPNLSVMAPPPVMAGAPIPKVLGTPVLASPTEDSSHDRMPQDLDLDMYMENLECDMDNIISDLMDGEGLDFNFEPDP; this is encoded by the exons ATGGATCCAGGGAATAAGAAGTCAGCCACAGAGGCTGCCGCGATCGTAGACCTCGATCCCGACTTCGAACCTCAGAGCCGCCCGCGGTCCTGCACCTGGCCCCTTCCTCGACCAGATCTCACTACGGAGCCATCCGAACCGTCCGAGGTGGAGCCCAGTCTGGGACAGAAGGTACCCACGGAGGGACACTCCGAACCGATCCTGTTGCCCTCTCGGCTCCCAGAGCCGGCAGGGGGCCCCCAGCCGGGAATCCTGGGGGCTGTAACAGGTCCTCGGAAGGGAGGCTCCCGCCGGAATGCCTGGGGAAATCAGTCATATGCAGAACTCATCAGCCAGGCCATTGAAAGCGCCCCGGAGAAGCGGCTGACACTCGCCCAGATCTACGAATGGATGGTCCGCACGGTGCCCTACTTCAAGGACAAGGGTGACAGCAACAGCTCGGCAGGATGGAAG AACTCCATCCGTCACAACCTGTCCTTGCACAGCAAGTTCATCAAGGTTCACAACGAGGCCACTGGCAAGAGTTCTTGGTGGATGCTGAACCCCGATGGTGGCAAAGGTGGCAAGGCGCCCCGTCGCAGGGCTGCCTCCATGGATAGCAGCAGCAAGCTGCTCCGGGGCCGCAGCAAAGGCCCCAAGAAGAAGCCATCTGTCCTGCCAGCTCCACCTGAAGGTGCCACTCCAAGGAGCCCTCTGGGCCCCTTTGCCAAGTGGTCAAGCAGTCCTTGTCCTCGAAATCGAGAAGAAGCTGATGTGTGGACCACTTTCCGTCCACGGAGCAGTTCAAATGCTAGCACCGTCAGCACCCGGCTGTCGCCAATGAGGCCGGAGTCTGAGGTGCTGGCAGAAGAGGAAATGCCAGCCTCAGCCAGCAGCTATGCAGGGGGTGTCCCTCCCACTCTCAGTGAAGATCTAGAGCTACTGGATGGGCTCAATCTTGCATCTCCCCATTCCTTGCTGTCTAGGAgcggtctttccagcttctctttGCAGCATCCTGGGCTTGCTGGCCCCTTACATAGCTATGGTGCCTCTCTCTTTGGCCCCATAGATGGGTCTTTATCAGCAGGAGAAGGGTGCTTCTCAAGTTCCCAGTCTCTAGAGGCTCTGCTCACCTCTGATACACCACCACCTCCTGCTGATGTTCTCATGACCCAGGTAGATCCTATCCTGTCTCAGGCTCCTACACTTCTGTTACTGGGAGGAATGCCTTCCTCTAGCAAGCTGGCCACAGGAGTCAGCCTGTGTCCTACGCCGCTAGAGGGTCCTGGTCCCAGCAACCTGGTTCCCAACCTTTCTGTGATGGCACCACCTCCAGTCATGGCAGGTGCTCCCATCCCTAAGGTCCTGGGAACCCCTGTGCTCGCATCTCCTACTGAAGATTCCAGCCATGACAGAATGCCTCAGGATCTGGATCTCGATATGTATATGGAGAACCTGGAGTGCGACATGGATAACATCATCAGTGACCTCATGGATGGTGAGGGACTGGACTTCAACTTTGAGCCAG aTCCCTGA
- the CXHXorf65 gene encoding uncharacterized protein CXorf65 homolog isoform X2, with protein sequence MFIIIKHGDNQEFLVNTNCSVLLLLHYTRRKMGLKKTDTIDLCDETGTMKLLFLSKTPGDYASKFLTARNTYYVCKVERGAPGRGTRIENSYKAIVPLLKNPEPELVESLRTQCDFLERSRIKMLRTLEAKRLAAMESSVNLPARSPKSGGAQQTPSPSSQLKSKGGRTDEDGPPPTRKPFYKTRADFLKRHR encoded by the exons ATGTTTATCATCATCAAACATGGAG ACAACCAAGAGTTTCTAGTCAATACCAATTGCTCTGTACTCCTGCTGCTACATTACACAAGAAGGAAAATGGGATTAAAGAAAACAG ACACCATCGACTTGTGTGATGAAACGGGGACCATGAAGTTACTCTTCCTGTCAAAGACACCTGGAGACTATGCCAGCAAATTCCTTACAGCTCGAAACACCTACTATGTTTGTAAAGTAGAGCGTGGGGCACCAGGCAGAG GTACCAGGATTGAGAACTCCTACAAAGCTATTGTGCCCCTCCTGAAGAATCCAGAACCTGAACTAGTTG AGTCACTGCGCACACAATGTGACTTCCTGGAGAGGAGCCGAATAAAGATGCTTAGAACTCTAGAAGCCAAGAGACTGGCAGCCATGGAATCCTCTGTAAATCTACCAGCAAGATCTCCCAAGAGTGGTGGAGCTCAGCAGACCCCAAGCCCGAGCAGTCAACTGAAG tCTAAAGGTGGGCGAACAGATGAAGATGGGCCACCTCCCACCCGCAAACCATTCTATAAGACTAGAGCAGACTTTCTCAAGAGACATCGTTAA